In Pseudomonadota bacterium, the genomic window AAAAAGACAGGGCAGTTAAACCGAAGAAAAATATTCACTGGCTTTTGGTGTTGCTACCCGTCCCCGGGGAGTACGGGCAAGAAAGCCAAGCTGCAGAAGATAGGGTTCACATACATCTTCCAGGGTATCTGACTCTTCCTGAAGCACAGCTGCCAGCGTTTCGATTCCCACTGGGCCGCCATTGAATTTGCGAATAATCGCCAGCATATACTGACGATCAAGGGGATCAAACCCATAGGTGTCAATTTCCATCTGTTCCAAAGCATGGCGAGATACTTCCGGCGTAATCATCATCTGCCCATGAATCTGGGCAAAATCCCTGATCCGTTTCAGCAATCGATTAGCCACCCGGGGTGTACCCCGGGAACAACTGGCTATCTCTGCTGCCCCCTGATCGTTGATATCAAGGTTCAGGATACCGGCTGATCTTTTTATAATCTGGCTCAGGTCATCGAAGTTATAAAATTCCAGGCGAAAAGTAATCCCGAATCGACCGCGCAATGGCGAACTCAGCAATCCTGACCGGGTGGTTGCCCCAATCAGGGTAAAAGGCGGCAAATCCAGGCGAATGGAACGTGCGGTTGGTCCCTGACCGATGATAATATCAAGTTTAAAATCTTCCAGAGCTGGATAGAGGATTTCCTCGACAGCACGATTTAAACGGTGAATTTCATCAATAAACAGAACATCCCGATCCTTCAGATTGGTCAGAATAGCCGCTAGATCACCGGGACGTTCGATCGCCGGGCCTGAGGTCGAACGAACCTGGACCCCCATTTCCCGGGCAACAATATTTGCCAGGGTGGTTTTCCCCAATCCCGGCGGTCCGGAAAATAAAACGTGATCCAGAGGCTCACAACGTTCACAGGCTGCGGCAATAAAAACACTGAGATTATCCTTGATTCGTGACTGACCAACGTACTCTGCCAACCTTCCTGGTCGCAGGAACATCTCTTCAGGCAAATCAGTTGCCAGCGGCTGTCGGTCGACCAGTCTATCATCCATTAGACAAACCTTTGAGGATTTGTTTCAACAAATCTTCCACTCGTCCTTCAGGACTTTCATTAAGGACTTTATCAACTATGCTTAAGCAGTCCGCCGGTTTATATCCAAGACTTTCCATCGCAGACAATAATTCATTTCTCTTTGTCGGGGCTCCAGATGTTGGAGATATTCCCTGCTGAGTCCAGGAACCAAACTGGCCCTTCTTCAGTTCTTCCCCAAGTTCAAGGGCCAAACGCTGGGATAATTTTTTTCCCAAACCGGGTATTTTTGTCAACAACGCCACATCCTGATTAACCAGCAGTTGTTCAAGCTGGACAATTTCAATCTGAGAAATAATATTAAGCGCCAGTTTGGGACCGACACCGGAAACGGACAGCAAACGCAAAAACATCCGCTGCTCTTCCCGGCTGAAAAACCCATAAAGTAGTAAGTGATCATCCCGAATACGGGTTGTAACCCACAAAACAACCTGCTGTTCCACTTCAGGAAGCCGATTATATGTTCCCCCGGGGATAAGCAGCCGATAACCAACGCCTGAGACATCAATAATGACCTGCTCAGGAGATTTTTCAATCAGCACACCGGATATTCGGGCAATCATGATGATTTTGCCTTTGCTTCCCAACCTCGCAACAGCTGGTGGTGATGATGGCATATGGCCACTGCCAGAGCATCGGCAGCGTGTTCGCCGGCAACCTGCTGCAGATTCAGGATAACTGAAACCATCCGCTGTACCTGTTCCTTAGTGGCTTTTCCATAACCAACCACTGCCTGTTTCACCACTGTCGGGGGATATTCAGCAATTTCTCGACCGCAATTAGCCACTGCAACCATGGCGGCACCCCGGGCCTGCCCAAGAACGATCATGCTTTTCACATTAGGACCATAAAAAATACCTTCAACCGCAACCAAATCAGGATGATAATCATCCATTATTTCCATGGTCGCATAGTAGAGGCGGGAAAGTTTCTGCGAGGTATTTTTTTTTGAGGAAAGAGAAACCTGGGAGTGATGCACATGCAGCAAATCACTGCCATCACTNNNNNNNNNNNNNNNNNNNNNNNNNNNNNNNNNNNNNNNNNNNNNNNNNNNNNNNNNNNNNNNNNNNNNNNNNNNNNNNNNNNNNNNNNNNNNNNNNNNNGATAAAAGACTTTATCCCTGCAGCTGTTCAATTAATTCCATATCGATATCAAAATTGGCGTAAACATTCTGGACATCATCAGAATCCTCCAGCTTTTCCATCAACCGCAACATCTGTTCCGCAGCTTTCCCTTCAAGCTTGATGGTGTTTTGAGGAATTTTTGTAACCTCCGCCGACGCATATGACCATCCTTTTTCATCAAAAGCCTGTTTCACCGCTTCAAAGCTTTCCGGAGTAGTAATTACTTCAAAGATACCATCCTCCGCAATTTCTTCCACATCATCAGCACCAGCTTCCAGGGCCAGATTAAAAAGCTCCTCTTCACCGATATTCTCTTTTTCAAAAACAATCAGACCTTTAGTATCAAACATCCAGGCAACACAGCCGTTTTCTCCAAGATTTCCGTTGCCTTTGTTGAAAATATGCCTGATGTCAGCCGCTGTACGATTGCGGTTATCAGTCAGGATATCGACCATCACCGCTACCCCTCCCGGCCCATAACCTTCATAAAACAGTTCTTCATAGGAAACACCTTCAAGCTCTCCCGTACCCCGTTTGATAGAACGCTCAATGTTATCTTTGGGCATATTAACAGCTTTGGCTGCCGCAATAGCCGTGCGTAGCCGGGGATTGGCGTCGAGATCACCCCCACCC contains:
- the ruvB gene encoding Holliday junction branch migration DNA helicase RuvB, which encodes MDDRLVDRQPLATDLPEEMFLRPGRLAEYVGQSRIKDNLSVFIAAACERCEPLDHVLFSGPPGLGKTTLANIVAREMGVQVRSTSGPAIERPGDLAAILTNLKDRDVLFIDEIHRLNRAVEEILYPALEDFKLDIIIGQGPTARSIRLDLPPFTLIGATTRSGLLSSPLRGRFGITFRLEFYNFDDLSQIIKRSAGILNLDINDQGAAEIASCSRGTPRVANRLLKRIRDFAQIHGQMMITPEVSRHALEQMEIDTYGFDPLDRQYMLAIIRKFNGGPVGIETLAAVLQEESDTLEDVCEPYLLQLGFLARTPRGRVATPKASEYFSSV
- the ruvC gene encoding crossover junction endodeoxyribonuclease RuvC codes for the protein SDGSDLLHVHHSQVSLSSKKNTSQKLSRLYYATMEIMDDYHPDLVAVEGIFYGPNVKSMIVLGQARGAAMVAVANCGREIAEYPPTVVKQAVVGYGKATKEQVQRMVSVILNLQQVAGEHAADALAVAICHHHHQLLRGWEAKAKSS
- the ruvA gene encoding Holliday junction branch migration protein RuvA; the protein is MIARISGVLIEKSPEQVIIDVSGVGYRLLIPGGTYNRLPEVEQQVVLWVTTRIRDDHLLLYGFFSREEQRMFLRLLSVSGVGPKLALNIISQIEIVQLEQLLVNQDVALLTKIPGLGKKLSQRLALELGEELKKGQFGSWTQQGISPTSGAPTKRNELLSAMESLGYKPADCLSIVDKVLNESPEGRVEDLLKQILKGLSNG
- a CDS encoding YebC/PmpR family DNA-binding transcriptional regulator, with the protein product MSGHNKWSSIKHRKGAVDAKRGKIFTKLIKEITVAARQGGGDLDANPRLRTAIAAAKAVNMPKDNIERSIKRGTGELEGVSYEELFYEGYGPGGVAVMVDILTDNRNRTAADIRHIFNKGNGNLGENGCVAWMFDTKGLIVFEKENIGEEELFNLALEAGADDVEEIAEDGIFEVITTPESFEAVKQAFDEKGWSYASAEVTKIPQNTIKLEGKAAEQMLRLMEKLEDSDDVQNVYANFDIDMELIEQLQG